Proteins encoded by one window of Salvia splendens isolate huo1 chromosome 7, SspV2, whole genome shotgun sequence:
- the LOC121741878 gene encoding 60S ribosomal export protein NMD3-like, protein MAEDSGMFMVSQTIGSVLCCKCGITMQPNAANMCTRCLQTEIDITEGLQKHVTIVHCPECNKYLQPPKTWTRAELESKKLLSFCIRRLKNLNKVRLVNAEFVWTEPHSKRIKVRLRVRKEVLNGAVLEQSYTVEYVVQDQMCETCSRAQANPNQWVAVVQLRQHVSHRRTFFYLEQLILKQDAAKSAIRVRQMDQGIDFFFNNRSHALKFVEFLGKYVPIRTRSDKQLISHDPKSNSYNYNYTFSVEISPICREDLICLPPKVAASLGNPGPLVICNKVSSSMSLLDPFTLRQSFLDADQYWRSNFKALMSSRQLVEYIVLDVEAISSEVNVGGSRCLLADAQIARVSDFGKNDTIFNVRTHLGHILNAGDYALGYDLCSTNSNDIELDKYKGLVLPEVILIKKSYEEKRQKKRGKPRAWKLRSLNMDVDTAAKGGGGSDEKMDSEYEQFLRDLEENPDLRFNLSLYRNKDYQPSEVASMVDGEDPPSIPLDELLADLDLSDGDDDDDEAIDLDSIRG, encoded by the coding sequence ATGGCGGAAGACTCGGGGATGTTTATGGTGTCCCAGACTATTGGCAGCGTCCTATGCTGCAAATGTGGTATCACGATGCAACCAAATGCTGCAAATATGTGCACTAGATGCCTACAAACCGAAATCGACATAACTGAAGGGCTTCAGAAGCATGTTACAATCGTCCATTGTCCTGAATGTAATAAATATCTGCAGCCCCCAAAGACGTGGACTAGAGCAGAGCTCGAGTCGAAGAAGCTTCTCTCGTTCTGTATCAGAAGGCTGAAGAACTTGAACAAAGTGCGGTTGGTTAATGCGGAATTTGTTTGGACTGAGCCTCACTCCAAACGGATTAAAGTCAGGCTGAGGGTTCGGAAGGAGGTTCTCAATGGTGCAGTGCTTGAGCAGTCTTACACTGTCGAATATGTAGTGCAGGATCAGATGTGCGAGACTTGCTCGAGGGCTCAGGCTAATCCAAACCAGTGGGTGGCTGTGGTGCAGCTGAGGCAGCACGTTTCTCACAGGCGCACTTTCTTCTATCTCGAGCAGCTTATTCTCAAGCAAGATGCTGCGAAATCCGCCATCAGGGTGAGGCAGATGGACCAGGGTATCGATTTCTTCTTCAATAACCGGAGCCATGCTTTGAAGTTTGTAGAGTTCTTGGGTAAATACGTGCCAATAAGGACGCGTAGCGACAAGCAGCTTATATCTCATGATCCAAAGAGTAACAGTTACAACTACAACTACACTTTCTCAGTCGAGATCAGTCCCATTTGTCGTGAGGATTTGATCTGCCTGCCTCCGAAAGTTGCTGCTAGCCTGGGTAATCCCGGGCCACTAGTGATATGCAACAAAGTAAGCAGTAGTATGTCTTTGTTGGATCCATTCACCCTCAGGCAAAGCTTCCTCGATGCGGATCAGTATTGGAGGTCGAATTTCAAGGCCTTGATGTCGAGCAGACAGCTCGTGGAGTACATAGTGCTGGATGTTGAGGCCATATCCTCGGAAGTCAATGTTGGTGGATCCAGATGCCTCCTGGCCGACGCCCAAATAGCCCGGGTATCGGATTTTGGGAAGAACGACACCATCTTCAACGTGAGGACGCATCTGGGGCACATCCTGAACGCGGGCGACTACGCCCTAGGTTACGATCTATGCAGCACCAACAGCAATGACATCGAATTGGACAAGTACAAAGGCCTTGTTCTCCCGGAAGTGATTCTGATCAAGAAGAGCTATGAGGAGAAGCGTCAGAAGAAGCGTGGGAAGCCCCGGGCCTGGAAGCTCAGGTCCCTCAACATGGACGTCGACACTGCTGCAAAAGGCGGTGGAGGTAGCGACGAGAAGATGGACTCGGAGTATGAACAGTTCTTGAGAGATTTGGAGGAGAACCCTGACCTGAGGTTCAATTTGTCCCTGTATCGGAACAAGGACTACCAGCCGTCGGAAGTCGCATCCATGGTGGACGGCGAGGATCCTCCTTCGATTCCATTGGACGAGCTGCTGGCTGATCTCGATTTAAGCGACGGCGACGATGACGATGATGAGGCGATCGACCTTGATAGCATCCGAGGGTGA
- the LOC121742445 gene encoding wax ester synthase/diacylglycerol acyltransferase 3-like codes for MEGEEEVLEPMSPSAQYLRSSALSLTIFGVLETEDHIDIDDSMAMSLLKDLFLPINHRFSSIMVTNKKGVRKWKKVEVKLEDHVIAPTFPSDMSVDYYDECFNDYLTKISMEQLPQHRPLWEIHILRYPTKNAAGNVIFKLHHSLGDGYSLMGALLSCLQRVDDPSVPLTFPSRQPRTGPGIRRKVWLRRIPRVFTGLAHTTYDFSWSLFKSTLMKDDNSPIRSGIDGVEFRPIATTTTTFSIDQLGQIKRKLNVTINDVITGIITLGTRIYMQKADEESCKSKTTALVLLNTRAIGGYKSVDEMIKPNSDVPWGNRFAFLHVPLPKLTQSELLNPLDFVKKAHRMIKRQKNSAVVYLTGQLLSFIKMVRGHEATARHIHATLKNTSMAISNLIGPVEHMALANQPCKGLYFAVAGPPQSLSVTMISYVGKLRIAVTAEKGFIDHNKMKSCIEYAFEIIYKAALEV; via the exons ATGGAGGGTGAAGAAGAAGTTTTGGAGCCTATGAGTCCAAGTGCACAATACTTGAGAAGCTCAGCGTTATCACTCACAATCTTTGGAGTTTTGGAAACTGAAGATCATATAGATATTGATGATTCCATGGCTATGTCTCTTCtgaaagatcttttcttgcctATAAATCATCGTTTCTCCTCGATTATG GTTACCAACAAGAAAGGGGTAAGGAAATGGAAAAAGGTAGAGGTGAAACTCGAAGACCACGTCATTGCCCCCACTTTCCCTAGTGACATGTCGGTGGACTACTACGATGAATGTTTCAACGACTACTTGACCAAAATATCAATGGAACAACTACCACAACATCGACCGTTATGGGAAATTCACATACTTAGATACCCTACCAAGAATGCAGCTGGCAATGTTATCTTCAAACTTCACCACTCATTAGGCGATGGCTACTCCTTGATGGGAGCCCTCCTCTCGTGCCTCCAACGCGTCGACGACCCGTCGGTGCCACTGACGTTCCCGTCCCGGCAGCCCAGAACGGGTCCTGGAATCCGTCGCAAGGTCTGGTTGCGACGGATTCCTAGGGTTTTCACTGGACTTGCTCACACGACTTACGATTTCAGTTGGAGCCTCTTCAAGAGCACCTTGATGAAGGACGATAATTCTCCGATTAGATCGGGGATCGATGGTGTGGAATTTCGGCCGATTGCGACGACGACTACGACGTTTTCTATTGATCAGCTCGGGCAAATCAAGAGGAAGCTCAATGTG ACTATTAATGATGTCATAACCGGTATAATAACATTGGGAACTCGAatatacatgcaaaaagcaGATGAAGAGTCATGCAAATCAAAGACAACCGCCCTAGTTTTGCTCAACACTAGGGCTATTGGAGGGTACAAATCAGTCGATGAGATGATCAAACCTAATTCTGACGTGCCATGGGGCAACCGGTTTGCGTTCTTGCATGTTCCTTTGCCTAAATTGACTCAATCGGAGCTTCTAAATCCGCTCGATTTTGTTAAGAAAGCTCATCGGATGATCAAGAGACAGAAGAACTCTGCCGTAGTTTACCTAACTGGCCAACTTCTTAGTTTTATCAAAATGGTCAGAGGTCACGAG GCAACAGCTCGACACATCCACGCAACATTGAAAAACACTAGCATGGCAATTTCGAATTTGATTGGACCTGTTGAACATATGGCTTTGGCCAATCAACCCTGTAAAGGACTCTACTTCGCAGTTGCGGGCCCACCTCAG AGCCTATCTGTAACAATGATAAGTTATGTGggaaaattaaggattgccgtgacagcagagaaaggatttATTGACCACAATAAAATGAAGTCATGTATTGAATACGCCTTTGAGATCATCTACAAAGCTGCTCTTGAAGTTTAG